The following nucleotide sequence is from bacterium.
GCGGGGTAGACGGTGAAGCCCTCGTTCTCCATGGCGAGGCGCAGCAGCTCGCGGCGCGCGCGCGCTTCGGGCGTGCCGCCCTCGTAGTCGGGGTGCGCGCGGCCGGAGAAGTCGTCGTACTCGCTCGGCATGCCGACCAGGCGGCCGGTCGTGCGGTCGTACAGCGTGACGTCGACCGCGCAGCCGCGGTTGTGCCGTGAGCCCTGGGCCGGGTCGGCGACGTAGGCGCGCTGCGCCGGCGGCGTGATCTCCCAGAAGAGCCGCGTCACCGACCACGGGCGGTAGCCGTCGAGGAGCACGAGACCGTAGCCGTACTGGCCGAGACGCCGATGGGCGCGCACCACGGCCTCGGCCGCCGGGCGCTGGAGCCAGACGCGCGTGCCGGCGGGATAGACCGGCCGGCCGACGAAGTTGTTGGCGGTGGCGTAGCGGACGTCGAGCTCGAGCGTCGGATCGAGGCTCGCGACGTCGACGAGATCGGGCGCACGCGTTGCCTGCGGATCGCGCGGCGGCCCCTCGGTCCGCGACGAGCAGCCGAGCGCGAGGACGAGGAGCAACGCGGCGCGCGCCCGCGGCGCGTGCGACGACGGAGAGCGGACGGGCGCGCGGCGCGGGCTCAGCGTCTCTTCGGCTTCGCCTGCTCGCCGTACTCGGCGATGAGGCGCATCAGCGCGTCGTGCAGCACGCCGTTCGACGACACCATGCCCGGCCGCAGCGGCGACGGCTGGTTGAACACGAGCGGCTGGCCGTCGAGCCCGGTCACCTTGCCGCCCGCCTCCTCGACGAGGATCGAGCCGGCGCAGATGTCCCACTCGTTCTTCGGCGTCAGCGTGAAGGTGGCGTCGCCGGCGCCGGTCGCCATCTCCGCCAGCTTGAACGCGACGCTGCCGGTGAGCACGACCTTGCACAGCGGCTTGAAGACGTCCCATTCGCCCCGCTTGTCCTCGGAGCGGCTCGCGAGCACCTCGGCCCGGGCGACGTCGGCCTGCGTGCTCACCCGCGCCGGCGCGCCGTTGACCGTCGTGCCCTGGCCCTTCACCGCGACGTAGAGACGGTCGGCGGCGGGGTTGTACTCGACGCCGACGACGGGCCGGCCGTTCTCGACCAGCGCGATGCAGACGCAGAACTCGGGGATGTGCTGCGTGAACTCCTTGGTGCCGTCGAGCGGGTCGACGATCCACGCGCGCGGCCGCTCGAGGCGCTCCTTCGAGTCGGCGGTCTCCTCGGAGAGCCAGCCGTCGGCGGGGAAGGCCTGCGAGATCAGCCGGTGGATGCAGTCGTTGGCGTCGCGGTCGGCCAGCGTGAGGGGGTTGTCCTCGGTGCGCAGGTTCTCGACCGTGCCGTCGTAGTACCGGCGGATCAGCGCGCCGGCCTCGCGTGCCGCCTCCACCGCGACGTCGCGCTCGCGTGCGAGCCCGCTCATCATCCCTGCTCCCGGGCGGCGCTCCGCACCACCATCCACGCGACCTGCCGCGTCGTCAGCATGGGGCGCGGGGTATCAACTCCGCGCAGGTTTGGAAAGTCGCGTCCGGCATGCCTTGACCGCGCGGAGGGCACCCCGTAGCCATCGGCCGTGCGCGCGCTCGTGGTGATCCTCGCGACCGGCGGCGGAGCGGGCTACGTGCCCGTCGCGCCGGGGACCGCGGGCTCGTTGGTCGCCGTGCCGCTGATCCCCCTGCTCGGGCTCGTCCACGCGCGCGGCGGCCCGGGGCTCTGGGCCGCCGCCGTGGCCGCGCTGATCGCGATCGCGATCTGGGCCGCCGGCCGCGCCGAGCCGCTCTTCGGGCACGACGCCGGTAAGATCGTCATCGACGAGATCGCGGGCATGATCGTCGCGTCGTGCTTCGTACCGGCCACCTGGACCGCGGCGGCCGTGGTGTTCGTCTTCTTCCGCCTCTTCGACGTCTGGAAGCCGTTTCCCGCCGGCGTCGTCGACCGCTCCTGGCCCGGGGGGTTGGGCGTCGTCGGCGACGACCTCGTCGCCGGCGTCTATGCGGGCCTCGTCGCCCGCCTGCTCCTGGAGGTTCTCCCGTGATCGAACGCGCCGTCATCCTTTCCACCGGCGACGAGCTGACGACCGGCCGCATCGCCGACACCAACGCCGCGTGGATCGCCGACAAGCTCTTCGAGGTCGGCGTCGACGTGACCACGATCCTCGCCGTCGGCGACTACCCCGATCGCCTCGCGTGGGCCTGGCGCCAGGCGCTCGAGCGCGGCGACGTCGTGATCTCGACCGGCGGCATCGGCCCGACGGCCGACGACCTCACCACCGAGACGGTCGCGCGCGTGGTCGGCGTGCCGCTCGTGGAGGACGCCGCGTCGGCGGCGAAGATGCGGCAGTGGTTCGCGGCGTCGGGCCGCGACATGCCGCTCAACAACCTGAAGCAGGCGCTGGTCCCGGAGGGCGCGACGATCGTCCCCAACGCGCTCGGCACGGCGCCCGGCTACCGCATCGCGGTCGGCGACGCGTCGATCGTGGTGTTGCCCGGCGTGCCGCGCGAGATGAAGGCGATGGT
It contains:
- a CDS encoding M15 family metallopeptidase, whose translation is MLLVLALGCSSRTEGPPRDPQATRAPDLVDVASLDPTLELDVRYATANNFVGRPVYPAGTRVWLQRPAAEAVVRAHRRLGQYGYGLVLLDGYRPWSVTRLFWEITPPAQRAYVADPAQGSRHNRGCAVDVTLYDRTTGRLVGMPSEYDDFSGRAHPDYEGGTPEARARRELLRLAMENEGFTVYPAEWWHYDCDGWEQWPVLDVPIETLGR
- a CDS encoding 3'(2'),5'-bisphosphate nucleotidase CysQ, which produces MMSGLARERDVAVEAAREAGALIRRYYDGTVENLRTEDNPLTLADRDANDCIHRLISQAFPADGWLSEETADSKERLERPRAWIVDPLDGTKEFTQHIPEFCVCIALVENGRPVVGVEYNPAADRLYVAVKGQGTTVNGAPARVSTQADVARAEVLASRSEDKRGEWDVFKPLCKVVLTGSVAFKLAEMATGAGDATFTLTPKNEWDICAGSILVEEAGGKVTGLDGQPLVFNQPSPLRPGMVSSNGVLHDALMRLIAEYGEQAKPKRR
- a CDS encoding phosphatidylglycerophosphatase A — encoded protein: MRALVVILATGGGAGYVPVAPGTAGSLVAVPLIPLLGLVHARGGPGLWAAAVAALIAIAIWAAGRAEPLFGHDAGKIVIDEIAGMIVASCFVPATWTAAAVVFVFFRLFDVWKPFPAGVVDRSWPGGLGVVGDDLVAGVYAGLVARLLLEVLP